The Deinococcus apachensis DSM 19763 DNA window CCTACGGCAGCGAGGAGCAGAGGCGGAAGTACCTCCCCGGCCTGGCTTCGGGCGAACTGATCGGCTGCTTCGGCCTCACCGAGCCCGACGGCGGCTCCGACCCCGGCGCCATGCGGACCCGTGCCCGGCGTGACGGCGACGAGTACGTCCTGAACGGCAACAAGATGTGGATCACCAACTCCCCGGTCGCCGACCTCGCCGTGGTGTGGGCGAAGGACGAGGAGGGTACGGTGCGCGGCTTCATCGTGCCGACCGACGCGCCCGGCTTCAGCGCGCCCAAGATTCAGCGCAAGATGAGCCTGCGCGCCTCGGTGACTGGCGAGATCGTGCTGGAAGACTGCCGCATTCCCGCGGAGAACCTGCTGCCGGGTTCGGGCGGCCTGAAATCCCCGCTCTCCTGCCTCACCTCCGCTCGCTTTGGAATCGCGTGGGGAGCGATGGGGGCGCTGGAGGTGATGCTCCAGACGGCGCTGGACTACACCGGGAGCCGCACGACCTTCGGCAAGCCCATCGCGGGGCGGCAGCTCGTGCAGGACAAGCTGGTGAGGCTGGCGACGGACCACTCGACCGGGCTGCTCCTCGCGTGGCGGCTGGGGGGGCTCAAGGACGCGGGGCGGATGAACTTCGCGCAGGTCAGCTATGCCAAGCGCAACAACGTGCGCGCCGCGCTGAATGGCGCCCGCCTCGCCCGCGAGATGTTAGGGGGCAACGGCATTACCACCGAGTACCCGGTGATCCGCCACATGCTCAACCTGGAGACCGTGGACACCTACGAGGGCACGCACGACATCCACACCCTGATCGTCGGGCGGCACCTGACGGGGGTGGGGGCGCTGGAGTAGCGCCGGGTATGGGGGGCAACCCGCCAAGTCGACCCGTCCATGGGCGGGCTACCCTGCTCGCCCTGCACGAGGGACACGGGATCGGCTACGAACTGGACGGGGTGACTTACGGGGTCGTGTGGCCGGGCACTGGAGGGCCGGGTGAGCCCGAGGCCGCCCGGGTCGCCCTCCTCCACGCCGCCGCACTGGACCTGCTGGAGATTGAGGTGCAGTGGCCCATGGCAGTCCCGCCGGTAATCCACGGAGGGGTGCGGCTCATCCCTGGGACCGTGGCTGGAGACCCAACTCCAGCCCTCCAGGCCGCCCGGCTGGCCCTGGTTCTGGCACGTCTGGCAGGTGCCCTCGACGGAAGAGCGCGAGGTGCTGCGGCAGGAACACCGTCCCCTCGCCACGCATGAGGTCGTCCTCCATGCCGACGGCAGCGCGGACAAGGGGGACGGCAGCCTCAGTGTGGGCTACACCCTGAACGGCAGGCCCCACGCCGCTTTTCTGGGGGAACGGGGCCACGAGCACCTGGCCGAGCGGGAGGCCATTCGGCTGGCCCTCGCTCATGCCCAGCTGCTGGGATACGAACGGTTCCGGGTACGGAGCGACCACCGCTTTCACGTCCGGCGCTACGCCGAAGACCTGATTCACCGGGGCCGCCGCAAGTCGGGCTCGCTGGAACGGCTGGACGCGCTGGTGGACGAGCTGAGGTCTTCCGTCTCCTTCGAGCACATTGGAACGAACGCGACTGACGCCCCACACCGCCTGGCCGTCCATGCTCGCGCCCTGCACCGGTTGGCGCTGGGGCAGCCCCTCTCCCGTTCGCAGGCGGTGGCGCTGCGGCGGGTGCATTTCGCGCGCAGGCTGGGAGGCAGGGTGTTGTATTGAAGGGGGCGGGGCTACCCCACCCGCCCCACCTCCCGCCCGTTCCGGAACTGATGCACGGCGGTGTGGTCGCCCCCCTCCGTCACGCCGAGTTCGACGAGCAGGCCAACGGCGTACCGGAATAGCCCCT harbors:
- a CDS encoding acyl-CoA dehydrogenase family protein translates to MIDEFAVFDLLTPDERLIRESVRSFCDAELLPHIADWWDSGELPVRDVMRQFGEMGLLGPTTPEEYGGAGTSYSAYGAMMYELERVDSGLRSAASVQGSLVMFPISTYGSEEQRRKYLPGLASGELIGCFGLTEPDGGSDPGAMRTRARRDGDEYVLNGNKMWITNSPVADLAVVWAKDEEGTVRGFIVPTDAPGFSAPKIQRKMSLRASVTGEIVLEDCRIPAENLLPGSGGLKSPLSCLTSARFGIAWGAMGALEVMLQTALDYTGSRTTFGKPIAGRQLVQDKLVRLATDHSTGLLLAWRLGGLKDAGRMNFAQVSYAKRNNVRAALNGARLAREMLGGNGITTEYPVIRHMLNLETVDTYEGTHDIHTLIVGRHLTGVGALE